One window of the Amycolatopsis mediterranei genome contains the following:
- a CDS encoding alpha/beta hydrolase gives MTMAGTDPAAVATAVVDMAATGRYAEVEGLFAPRLRAAASADTLRVGWETEIAKIGPVRAVGDPVSEPAGAGLVRVSVPVTGAHGGLTVVMSVDDAGLLHGLRLAPPSGTTWAPPAYAEPDRFTEHEVTVGAGPLAVPGTITRPRRRGPWPGLVLLASGPADRDLTTGPNKPFKDLAWGLASRGIAVARFDKVTHVHPETGSAAGFTMADEYVPHAVAAVHLLQQQRKVDPVRVFVLGLSGGGKAAPRVAAAEPSVAGLISLAGDTLPLSRAAVRVARHLAELNPGPAAAAAVESVARQAALVEDPGLSPATPAADLLFGWPASYWLDLRGYDPVATAAGLGRPILILQGGRDYQVTAAGDLARWREGLARRPDVTIRVHDADDHLFFRGEGPSTPAGYESPQHVDPAVVTDIADWISTPR, from the coding sequence ATGACGATGGCAGGAACGGATCCTGCGGCGGTCGCCACGGCGGTCGTCGACATGGCGGCAACGGGACGCTATGCGGAGGTCGAGGGGTTGTTCGCCCCGCGGCTGCGGGCGGCGGCGTCCGCCGACACGCTCCGGGTCGGCTGGGAGACGGAGATCGCCAAGATCGGGCCGGTCCGGGCGGTCGGCGACCCGGTGAGCGAGCCGGCCGGGGCGGGGCTGGTCCGGGTGAGCGTTCCGGTGACCGGGGCGCACGGGGGCCTCACGGTGGTGATGTCGGTCGACGACGCCGGCCTGCTGCACGGCCTCCGGCTCGCGCCGCCGTCCGGCACGACCTGGGCGCCGCCGGCCTACGCCGAGCCGGACCGGTTCACCGAGCACGAGGTCACCGTCGGCGCCGGCCCGCTCGCGGTGCCCGGCACGATCACCCGTCCCCGGAGGCGTGGCCCGTGGCCGGGGCTGGTGCTGCTCGCCTCGGGGCCCGCCGACCGCGACCTGACGACCGGGCCCAACAAGCCGTTCAAGGACCTGGCGTGGGGGCTGGCCTCCCGCGGCATCGCGGTGGCCCGGTTCGACAAGGTGACCCACGTCCACCCCGAAACCGGTTCCGCGGCCGGCTTCACGATGGCCGACGAGTACGTGCCGCACGCCGTCGCCGCCGTCCACCTGCTGCAGCAGCAGCGGAAAGTGGACCCGGTGCGGGTGTTCGTCCTGGGGCTCAGCGGTGGCGGCAAGGCGGCTCCCCGGGTCGCGGCCGCCGAGCCGTCGGTCGCCGGCCTGATCAGCCTGGCCGGTGACACGCTGCCGCTGAGCCGGGCGGCCGTCCGGGTCGCCCGGCACCTGGCCGAGCTGAACCCCGGGCCGGCCGCCGCGGCGGCCGTCGAGTCGGTCGCGCGGCAGGCGGCGCTCGTCGAGGACCCCGGCCTGTCCCCCGCGACCCCGGCGGCGGACCTGCTGTTCGGCTGGCCGGCCTCGTACTGGCTGGACCTGCGCGGCTACGACCCGGTCGCGACCGCAGCCGGGCTGGGCCGGCCGATCCTCATCCTGCAGGGCGGCCGCGACTACCAGGTGACCGCGGCCGGCGACCTCGCGCGCTGGCGGGAGGGCCTGGCCCGGCGGCCCGACGTCACGATCCGCGTCCACGACGCCGACGACCACCTGTTCTTCCGCGGCGAAGGACCGTCCACCCCCGCCGGGTACGAGTCGCCGCAGCACGTCGACCCGGCCGTCGTCACCGACATCGCGGACTGGATTTCGACGCCGCGGTGA
- a CDS encoding helix-turn-helix domain-containing protein → MDTLELLGHPVRLRIVHAMRGERTLTTAQLCALLPDVSKAMVYRHVDLLAAGGVLEVAEERRVRGAVERHYGLRREGASIDPGAAASMSLEDHRRGFAVAVAALVAEFNAYLDREDADPLVDPVGYQQHAIWLDRDELVAMVGELRAAILPRLANPAAPGRARYLLSPILFPGEPPATETG, encoded by the coding sequence GTGGACACTCTGGAACTGCTGGGTCACCCGGTGCGGCTGCGGATCGTGCACGCCATGCGTGGCGAGCGGACGCTCACGACCGCTCAGCTCTGCGCGCTCCTGCCGGACGTCTCGAAAGCCATGGTCTACCGGCACGTCGACCTGCTCGCCGCCGGCGGCGTCCTGGAGGTGGCCGAGGAACGCCGGGTCCGCGGCGCGGTCGAGCGCCACTACGGGTTGCGCCGGGAAGGGGCCTCCATCGACCCCGGCGCGGCCGCGTCGATGTCGCTCGAGGACCACCGGCGCGGATTCGCCGTGGCGGTGGCCGCCCTGGTCGCCGAGTTCAACGCCTACCTCGACCGCGAAGACGCCGACCCGCTCGTCGACCCCGTCGGCTACCAGCAGCACGCGATCTGGCTGGACCGGGACGAACTCGTCGCCATGGTCGGCGAACTGCGCGCCGCGATCCTGCCCCGGCTGGCCAACCCGGCCGCACCCGGCCGCGCCCGGTACCTGCTCAGCCCGATCCTCTTCCCGGGCGAGCCACCCGCCACGGAGACCGGCTGA
- a CDS encoding D-2-hydroxyacid dehydrogenase family protein — protein MRIAILDDYQNVALTFGDWDSLKADITVFTEPLTDVVKQLQGFEAVVAMRERTRFPAAVLDALPDLKLLVSTGQRNAAIDVAAARRNGVVVSATGYLGAPTAEHTWALILAASRNLPQEFRSMREGGWQTSVGTMLHGKTLGLLGLGRLGAGAAKIGQAFGMETIAWSQNLTQEKADPHGVTAVTKDELFARSDVLSVHLVLGERTRGLVGAAELAAMKPTALLVNTSRGPIVDEAALVDALRRKEIRAAALDVYDTEPFPADHPLRTLDNAVLTPHIGFVAREVYEIFYGDAVEDIAAYEAGEPIRVMTE, from the coding sequence ATGCGGATCGCCATTCTCGACGACTACCAGAACGTCGCCCTCACCTTCGGTGACTGGGACTCGCTGAAGGCCGACATCACGGTCTTCACCGAACCCCTGACCGACGTCGTCAAGCAGCTGCAGGGCTTCGAAGCGGTGGTCGCGATGCGGGAGCGCACCCGGTTCCCGGCCGCGGTGCTCGACGCCCTCCCCGACCTGAAACTGCTGGTCAGCACCGGCCAGCGGAACGCGGCCATCGACGTGGCCGCCGCGCGGCGCAACGGCGTCGTCGTGTCCGCCACCGGCTACCTCGGGGCGCCGACCGCCGAGCACACCTGGGCGCTGATCCTGGCCGCGTCGCGGAACCTGCCGCAGGAGTTCCGGTCCATGCGCGAGGGCGGCTGGCAGACCTCCGTCGGCACCATGCTGCACGGCAAGACGCTCGGCCTGCTCGGCCTGGGCAGGCTCGGCGCGGGCGCGGCGAAGATCGGACAGGCCTTCGGGATGGAGACCATCGCCTGGAGCCAGAACCTGACGCAGGAGAAGGCGGACCCGCACGGCGTCACCGCGGTGACCAAGGACGAGCTGTTCGCCCGGTCGGACGTGTTGTCCGTCCACCTGGTCCTCGGCGAGCGCACCCGCGGCCTGGTCGGGGCGGCCGAGCTGGCCGCGATGAAGCCGACGGCGCTGCTGGTGAACACCTCGCGCGGCCCGATCGTCGACGAAGCGGCGCTGGTGGACGCGTTGCGGCGCAAGGAGATCCGCGCGGCCGCCCTGGACGTCTACGACACCGAGCCGTTTCCGGCCGACCATCCACTGAGGACACTCGACAACGCGGTCCTGACGCCGCACATCGGCTTCGTCGCCCGCGAGGTCTACGAGATCTTCTACGGCGACGCGGTCGAGGACATCGCGGCCTACGAGGCGGGGGAGCCCATCCGCGTCATGACGGAGTGA
- a CDS encoding serine hydrolase domain-containing protein, with translation MESVRLIDEWPVDNAATAVVAADGSVAGRHGDTARKFRLASVSKPLTAYAALIAVEEGVVELDTPAGPEGSTVRHLLAHTSGLAFDAHKAMAAPGTRRLYSNAGFEQLADALAEHSGIPFAQYQAEALFAPLGMASTALDGSPASGAVSTVDDLAAFAAELQAPKLLDPATVAEATDVVFPGLSGVLPGFGHQKPNDWGLGFEIRDHKSPHWTGAHSSPRTFGHFGQSGTFLWVDPDAGAACVALTDRAFGPWAAEVWPPYTDAVLAELGA, from the coding sequence ATGGAGAGCGTGCGCCTGATCGACGAGTGGCCGGTGGACAACGCGGCGACGGCCGTGGTGGCGGCGGACGGGAGCGTCGCGGGCCGCCACGGCGACACCGCGCGCAAGTTCCGGCTCGCCTCGGTCTCCAAGCCGCTGACCGCCTACGCCGCGCTCATCGCGGTCGAAGAGGGCGTCGTCGAGCTCGACACCCCGGCCGGGCCCGAGGGCTCGACCGTGCGGCACCTGCTGGCCCACACCTCCGGGCTCGCCTTCGACGCGCACAAGGCGATGGCCGCGCCCGGCACGCGGCGGCTCTACTCCAACGCCGGGTTCGAGCAGCTGGCCGACGCGCTGGCCGAGCACTCCGGCATCCCGTTCGCGCAGTACCAGGCCGAGGCGCTGTTCGCCCCGCTCGGCATGGCTTCGACGGCGCTCGACGGCTCGCCCGCGTCCGGCGCGGTGTCCACTGTGGACGACCTGGCCGCGTTCGCCGCCGAGCTGCAGGCCCCGAAGCTGCTGGACCCGGCCACCGTCGCCGAAGCGACGGACGTCGTCTTCCCCGGGCTCTCCGGCGTGCTGCCCGGGTTCGGCCACCAGAAGCCCAACGACTGGGGCCTCGGCTTCGAGATCCGCGACCACAAGAGCCCGCACTGGACCGGTGCGCACAGCTCGCCCCGCACGTTCGGCCACTTCGGCCAGTCCGGCACGTTCCTCTGGGTCGACCCGGACGCGGGCGCGGCCTGCGTCGCGCTGACCGACCGCGCGTTCGGCCCGTGGGCCGCCGAGGTCTGGCCGCCCTACACCGACGCCGTCCTGGCGGAACTGGGCGCGTGA
- a CDS encoding HPr family phosphocarrier protein codes for MPEKRVAVASKVGLHARPAALVAKAAAAQPVAVQIAKAGGSPVAAGSVLNLMTLAAGYGDEVVISAEGEGAEEAVEAVAQLVATDLDA; via the coding sequence ATGCCGGAGAAACGCGTCGCCGTGGCCAGCAAGGTGGGGCTGCACGCCCGGCCGGCCGCGCTGGTGGCGAAGGCGGCCGCGGCGCAGCCCGTCGCGGTGCAGATCGCCAAGGCCGGCGGAAGCCCGGTGGCCGCCGGCAGCGTGCTCAACCTGATGACGCTGGCCGCCGGCTACGGCGACGAGGTCGTCATCAGCGCCGAGGGCGAGGGCGCCGAGGAGGCCGTGGAAGCGGTCGCCCAGCTGGTCGCCACCGACCTCGACGCCTGA
- a CDS encoding PTS transporter subunit EIIC, which yields MSTTTAEGAKKGGGGLAGLQRFGRSLMLPIATLPAAGILLRFGQDDLLGKDGLGWDKVAAVIGAAGNALFDFLPLLFAIGIAVGFARKGDGSTAVAAAVGWVVFNRVIQAIAPVSTQAGYKPAWDSSPLHWPYSVLTGIVSGIVAALLWQRYHRIKLPAWLAFFGGRRFVPIITAFTMIILGVLFGIVFKYVDAGIHNLGEAIVGQPVIGGGIYGFFNRLLIPVGLHQLLNVPMWFIFNGGDLTNFFSHVQGSGAFMTGFFPIFMFALPAAALAIWQTARPAQKKIVGGVMIAAALTSFITGVTEPIEFSFMFVAWPLYIFHAVMTGVSLALVNALDIHLGFSFSAGGIDFLLNSSLDTAHKAWLLIPIGLVFGVIYYFVFRIVITKWNLRTPGREDDSIESDLERTAAK from the coding sequence ATGAGCACCACCACCGCGGAGGGGGCGAAGAAGGGCGGCGGAGGTCTTGCCGGCCTGCAGCGCTTCGGCCGCAGCCTCATGCTCCCCATCGCCACGCTCCCTGCGGCGGGCATCCTGCTCCGGTTCGGGCAGGACGACTTGCTCGGCAAGGACGGCCTCGGCTGGGACAAGGTCGCCGCCGTCATCGGCGCGGCGGGCAACGCGCTCTTCGACTTCCTGCCCCTGCTCTTCGCGATCGGCATCGCGGTCGGCTTCGCGCGCAAGGGTGACGGCTCCACGGCCGTCGCCGCCGCCGTCGGCTGGGTCGTCTTCAACCGCGTGATCCAGGCCATCGCGCCGGTCAGCACCCAGGCGGGCTACAAGCCGGCCTGGGACAGCTCGCCGCTGCACTGGCCCTACAGCGTCCTGACCGGCATCGTGTCCGGTATCGTCGCCGCCCTGCTGTGGCAGCGGTACCACCGGATCAAGCTGCCCGCGTGGCTGGCGTTCTTCGGTGGCCGGCGGTTCGTCCCGATCATCACCGCCTTCACCATGATCATCTTGGGCGTGCTCTTCGGGATCGTCTTCAAGTACGTCGACGCGGGCATCCACAACCTCGGCGAGGCGATCGTCGGCCAGCCCGTCATCGGTGGCGGCATCTACGGCTTCTTCAACCGCCTGCTCATCCCGGTCGGTCTGCACCAGCTGCTGAACGTCCCGATGTGGTTCATCTTCAACGGCGGCGACCTGACGAACTTCTTCAGCCACGTGCAGGGTTCGGGCGCGTTCATGACCGGGTTCTTCCCGATCTTCATGTTCGCCCTGCCGGCCGCGGCGCTCGCGATCTGGCAGACCGCGCGCCCGGCGCAGAAGAAGATCGTCGGCGGTGTGATGATCGCGGCCGCGCTGACCTCGTTCATCACCGGTGTCACCGAGCCGATCGAGTTCTCGTTCATGTTCGTGGCGTGGCCGCTGTACATCTTCCACGCGGTCATGACCGGTGTGTCGCTGGCGCTGGTGAACGCCCTGGACATCCACCTCGGCTTCTCCTTCTCCGCCGGTGGGATCGACTTCCTGCTCAACTCGAGCCTGGACACCGCGCACAAGGCGTGGCTGCTCATCCCGATCGGGCTGGTCTTCGGCGTGATCTACTACTTCGTGTTCCGGATCGTGATCACGAAGTGGAACCTGCGCACGCCGGGCCGCGAGGACGACTCGATCGAGTCGGACCTCGAGCGGACGGCCGCGAAGTAA
- a CDS encoding GntR family transcriptional regulator: protein MSAAAHVPPPDRVVNGPTPKHAQLREILRRTVERELPPGAPIPSERELAQRYGVSRLTVRSAIGKLVEEGLLARVRGKGTFTAARRMELQLYLMSFTDDMRRRGLTPTTEVVSAATEVPPTASAHALGLAEGATAHHLVRLRHADGVPLAVERGWYHAGRAPGLLGLDLTQSIYSQLAETYGVRPDQAWQTVWAEGADRETARLLGMRAGSPLLVFRRVSSANGDPIEDITSWYRGDHYQVTMQLDRNTPEPGQPPHYGGSR from the coding sequence ATGAGCGCGGCCGCGCACGTCCCGCCACCCGACCGGGTCGTCAACGGGCCCACGCCCAAGCACGCCCAGCTGCGGGAAATCCTCCGCCGCACGGTGGAGCGCGAGCTCCCGCCGGGCGCGCCGATCCCGTCGGAACGCGAGCTGGCGCAGCGCTACGGCGTGTCGCGGCTCACGGTCCGGTCGGCGATCGGCAAGCTGGTCGAGGAGGGCCTGCTCGCCCGGGTCCGCGGCAAAGGCACGTTCACCGCGGCCCGGCGGATGGAGCTGCAGCTCTACCTGATGTCGTTCACCGACGACATGCGGAGGCGGGGGCTGACCCCGACGACCGAGGTGGTCTCGGCGGCCACCGAGGTGCCGCCCACCGCCTCGGCACACGCCCTCGGCCTGGCCGAGGGCGCGACCGCGCACCACCTGGTGCGATTGCGCCACGCCGACGGCGTGCCCCTGGCCGTCGAGCGCGGCTGGTACCACGCGGGCCGGGCTCCCGGCCTGCTCGGGCTCGACCTGACCCAGTCCATTTACTCGCAACTGGCCGAGACGTACGGTGTGCGTCCCGACCAGGCGTGGCAAACGGTCTGGGCCGAAGGCGCGGACCGCGAGACGGCCCGGCTGCTCGGCATGCGTGCCGGCAGCCCGCTGCTCGTGTTCCGCCGGGTCTCCAGCGCCAACGGCGACCCGATCGAAGACATCACGTCCTGGTACCGGGGAGATCACTACCAGGTGACCATGCAGTTGGACCGGAACACCCCGGAACCCGGTCAACCACCCCACTATGGAGGATCCAGATGA
- a CDS encoding glucose PTS transporter subunit EIIB, whose translation MADDRPEKILAALGGTENLTEIEGCITRLRCEVEDMSLVDEGALKKAGAMGVVKMGSSALQVIVGPEADTIASDIEDLL comes from the coding sequence ATGGCGGATGACAGGCCCGAAAAGATCCTCGCCGCACTCGGCGGCACGGAGAACCTCACCGAGATCGAGGGCTGCATCACGCGGCTGCGCTGCGAGGTCGAGGACATGAGCCTCGTCGACGAGGGCGCGCTCAAGAAGGCCGGCGCCATGGGCGTGGTCAAGATGGGCTCGTCGGCCCTGCAGGTGATCGTCGGGCCGGAGGCGGACACCATCGCCAGCGACATCGAGGACCTGCTGTGA
- a CDS encoding PTS glucose transporter subunit IIA encodes MTFDILSPVAGRVVPITEVPDPVFAQAMVGPGIAVQPSGGRSDAVAPVDGTVATLHPHAYVIATDGGQAVLVHLGIDTVKEKGEGFTLHVVKGEQVRAGQPIVSWDPEAMTAAGYSAIVPVVALDASAEVLSGLDTEREVAAGDRLFAWDA; translated from the coding sequence GTGACGTTCGACATCCTCAGCCCGGTCGCCGGGCGGGTGGTGCCGATCACCGAGGTCCCCGACCCGGTGTTCGCGCAGGCCATGGTGGGCCCGGGCATCGCGGTCCAGCCGTCGGGCGGGCGCTCGGACGCGGTCGCGCCGGTCGACGGCACGGTGGCGACGCTGCACCCGCACGCCTACGTCATCGCGACCGATGGCGGCCAGGCCGTGCTGGTCCACCTGGGCATCGACACGGTCAAGGAGAAGGGCGAGGGCTTCACGCTGCACGTCGTCAAGGGCGAGCAGGTGCGGGCCGGCCAGCCGATCGTCAGCTGGGACCCGGAGGCGATGACCGCCGCGGGCTATTCGGCGATCGTCCCGGTCGTCGCACTGGACGCCTCGGCGGAGGTTTTGTCCGGTTTGGACACCGAGCGCGAGGTCGCCGCCGGCGACCGGCTGTTCGCCTGGGACGCCTGA